Proteins from one Mycoplasma sp. Pen4 genomic window:
- the rnr gene encoding ribonuclease R, producing the protein MDKNKIFNFIKSAKSRSFLDIAKGCGIPSKQNFELTKILSELQSEYLIFKNNRDEYYAPVLTDTIEGVLNVSMKGNFGFVDYDIDEANKTKKSVFVKSFNFNGAINGDTVKVNVYKSEYQDAQDLTHGVITNIVARGNETIIGFIKVKNVSKYFAPIDNCFKSSKFKLVSSVVPTKLNDLVVARIIAYERNTISIQVERVITNEADPMVFVKSYLEKIKAPSGFPEKLLPEINNIPVSIDTEEQTNRVDLTDRMIVTIDGDDTKDFDDAITAKKLPNGNYFLGVYIADVSHYVKEGSLINEEALSRGTSIYLVDRVIPMLPVELSNGICSLNPNEKRFVLACEMEINPQGENVKVDVFQGIIESKFRLTYKNVDKFYKTGLLNEDHPNQEGVKELKDMLLQAEELSKILHKYKINQGYVDFEIVEPKIKLDENGNVKDIVINQRGFSEVLIEDFMVRANETVAKFLFDQKLPVLYRIHEAPDEDKLASLKNALSVIDINASTLNPNTITPKIFADFVEKVKQVRDDDFIKLMFLRSMQKAIYSDNNIGHFGLASKHYCHFTSPIRRYPDLVIHRIIRNFIINKDLAKLDAFRNELPIFGDLNSKSEQKAVQIERNVNDLKFAEYLKNKVGQSFKAQILSILNFGFFVEFDFKASGLIHKSTLVDGTYEPNETLTKLISPKRTFTLGDYVDVTIMGADLVEGKVDCVLTDLYDDFVNKKNQDAQERKNAKNAKRK; encoded by the coding sequence ATGGACAAGAATAAAATATTTAATTTCATCAAATCTGCAAAAAGTAGATCATTTTTAGATATCGCAAAAGGTTGTGGTATCCCATCGAAACAAAATTTTGAATTAACTAAAATACTTTCTGAATTACAATCAGAATATTTAATCTTTAAAAATAATCGCGATGAATATTATGCACCAGTTTTAACAGACACAATTGAAGGTGTTTTAAATGTATCAATGAAAGGTAACTTTGGTTTCGTTGATTATGACATTGATGAAGCAAACAAAACAAAGAAAAGTGTTTTTGTAAAGTCATTCAATTTTAATGGTGCAATCAATGGAGATACAGTTAAAGTTAATGTGTATAAATCGGAATATCAAGATGCACAAGACTTAACACATGGTGTTATTACAAACATTGTTGCAAGAGGTAATGAAACAATTATTGGTTTTATCAAAGTAAAAAATGTTTCAAAATACTTTGCACCAATTGACAATTGCTTTAAATCATCAAAATTTAAATTAGTTTCATCTGTGGTACCAACTAAATTAAATGACTTAGTTGTGGCCAGAATAATTGCTTATGAACGTAATACAATTTCGATTCAAGTAGAAAGAGTTATCACAAATGAAGCTGACCCAATGGTGTTTGTTAAGTCATACTTAGAAAAAATCAAAGCACCAAGTGGTTTCCCAGAAAAGTTACTCCCAGAAATCAATAATATTCCAGTTTCAATTGACACAGAAGAACAAACAAACAGAGTTGATTTAACAGATAGAATGATCGTTACAATTGATGGTGATGATACAAAAGATTTTGATGATGCCATCACAGCAAAAAAATTACCTAATGGAAACTATTTCCTTGGAGTTTATATTGCTGATGTTTCGCACTATGTAAAAGAAGGAAGTTTAATTAACGAAGAAGCTTTAAGCAGAGGGACAAGTATTTATCTTGTTGACAGAGTTATCCCAATGCTTCCAGTTGAATTATCAAATGGAATTTGTTCATTAAACCCAAATGAAAAAAGATTTGTTTTAGCTTGTGAAATGGAAATCAATCCACAAGGTGAAAATGTTAAAGTAGACGTATTTCAAGGAATAATTGAAAGTAAATTTAGACTTACATACAAAAATGTTGATAAGTTTTACAAAACAGGTTTATTAAATGAAGATCATCCAAATCAAGAAGGCGTTAAAGAACTTAAAGATATGCTTTTACAAGCAGAAGAATTAAGCAAAATTCTTCATAAATACAAAATTAACCAAGGTTATGTTGATTTTGAAATTGTTGAACCGAAAATTAAACTTGATGAAAACGGTAATGTTAAAGATATCGTTATTAATCAACGTGGCTTCTCTGAAGTTTTAATTGAAGACTTCATGGTTAGAGCAAATGAAACTGTTGCAAAATTTTTATTCGACCAAAAACTTCCTGTTTTATACCGTATTCACGAAGCACCAGATGAAGATAAATTAGCAAGCCTTAAAAATGCTTTAAGTGTTATTGATATTAATGCAAGCACTTTAAATCCGAATACAATTACTCCCAAAATCTTTGCTGATTTTGTTGAAAAAGTTAAACAAGTTCGCGATGATGATTTTATTAAACTTATGTTTTTACGTTCAATGCAAAAAGCAATTTATTCTGATAATAACATTGGACACTTTGGTTTAGCTTCAAAACACTACTGCCACTTCACAAGTCCTATCCGCCGTTATCCAGATTTAGTGATTCACCGTATTATTAGAAACTTTATTATCAACAAAGATTTAGCTAAATTAGATGCTTTCAGAAACGAATTACCAATATTTGGTGATTTAAATAGCAAGAGTGAACAAAAAGCAGTACAAATTGAACGCAATGTTAATGATTTAAAATTTGCTGAATATCTTAAAAACAAAGTAGGTCAAAGTTTCAAAGCTCAAATTTTAAGTATTTTAAATTTTGGTTTCTTTGTTGAATTTGATTTTAAAGCAAGTGGTTTAATTCATAAATCAACACTTGTAGATGGTACATATGAACCAAACGAAACTTTAACTAAGTTAATTTCACCAAAACGTACTTTTACACTTGGTGATTATGTTGATGTAACAATCATGGGAGCTGATTTAGTTGAAGGTAAGGTTGATTGTGTATTAACAGATTTATATGATGATTTCGTAAACAAAAAGAATCAAGATGCACAAGAAAGAAAAAACGCTAAAAATGCAAAAAGAAAATAA
- the secG gene encoding preprotein translocase subunit SecG, which translates to MITAILIIVSIVIIVISFMMSPDSNGFSGALVGSGDLDLFKTSKERGLKKVLKWSMIVLGFILFIVSIILRITGQI; encoded by the coding sequence ATGATAACAGCAATTTTAATTATTGTCTCAATCGTAATAATCGTAATTTCATTCATGATGTCACCAGATTCAAATGGTTTTTCAGGGGCATTGGTTGGTTCAGGAGATTTAGATTTATTTAAAACCTCAAAAGAAAGAGGTCTTAAAAAAGTTTTAAAATGATCAATGATTGTTTTAGGTTTCATCTTATTCATTGTTTCGATAATCTTAAGAATAACAGGACAAATATAG